A single window of Leptospira semungkisensis DNA harbors:
- a CDS encoding 4-(cytidine 5'-diphospho)-2-C-methyl-D-erythritol kinase: MLSPAKINLGLEIPYKRPDGFHEIRSVFLRLNWGDDIRIEPIDPGRFELVSENEIILEKRRLYDEVSEKGDLSKNILFKTFNKIRAHYRELPGVRIYLTKKIPPAAGLGGGSTNAASLLSFYFGLSPEFHSDNLLRLAAEIGADVPFFLSEGNALVSGKGEVMREIEVHSGQGILALTPQVLSTAEMYAGLKKPLQADPPSKKWISLGEDIEFSLKEGNWSALRGKLVNDFEPLAFQKFPELGKLKESLLANGASYSSLTGSGSCIYGLVQGLEIREELLAKMQTEFPDLTFVSFNY, translated from the coding sequence TTGTTATCTCCCGCTAAAATCAATCTAGGATTAGAAATCCCGTACAAGAGACCGGATGGATTTCATGAGATCCGAAGCGTATTCTTGCGATTGAATTGGGGAGATGATATTCGTATCGAACCCATCGATCCGGGCCGCTTTGAACTCGTCTCCGAGAATGAGATTATCTTGGAAAAGAGGCGTTTATACGATGAGGTCTCCGAGAAAGGAGATCTTTCCAAAAATATTTTATTCAAGACATTCAATAAGATCCGAGCTCATTACAGAGAACTTCCTGGTGTTAGGATCTATCTTACTAAAAAAATTCCTCCTGCAGCTGGACTGGGAGGAGGTTCTACCAATGCGGCTTCTCTTCTATCTTTCTATTTTGGATTAAGTCCCGAATTTCATTCGGACAATTTGCTTCGGCTCGCAGCAGAGATTGGGGCGGACGTTCCCTTCTTCTTATCAGAAGGCAACGCTCTTGTTTCTGGAAAGGGAGAAGTCATGAGAGAAATAGAAGTGCATTCCGGGCAGGGGATTCTCGCTCTCACTCCCCAAGTGCTCTCTACTGCGGAGATGTACGCAGGTCTCAAAAAGCCTTTACAAGCGGACCCACCCTCGAAAAAATGGATTTCTCTAGGCGAAGACATCGAATTTTCTTTAAAAGAAGGAAATTGGTCAGCCTTGAGAGGAAAGCTCGTAAACGACTTCGAGCCTCTGGCCTTCCAAAAGTTTCCAGAATTAGGGAAATTGAAAGAAAGTCTTTTGGCAAATGGAGCTAGTTATTCTTCCCTAACCGGTTCCGGATCTTGTATCTATGGACTCGTGCAAGGGTTGGAGATACGGGAGGAGCTGTTAGCCAAAATGCAGACAGAATTTCCCGACCTTACGTTTGTTAGCTTTAACTATTAA
- a CDS encoding VOC family protein encodes MRYLHAMIRVKDLDKALDFFCNKLGLIETRRHDHPEGRYTLVFLSEAKENMPEIELTYNWDQDGAYTSGRNFGHLAFEVDNIYDTCANLQSKGVIINRPPRDGRMAFIRSPDLISVELLQKGKALEIAEPWKSMSNTGEW; translated from the coding sequence ATGAGATACTTACATGCAATGATTCGAGTTAAAGATCTGGATAAGGCCTTAGATTTTTTCTGTAATAAGCTAGGTTTGATCGAAACAAGAAGACATGATCATCCAGAAGGAAGATATACTCTCGTGTTTTTATCCGAAGCAAAAGAAAATATGCCAGAGATAGAGCTTACTTACAATTGGGATCAGGACGGAGCTTATACAAGCGGAAGGAACTTCGGACATTTGGCCTTCGAAGTGGATAATATCTATGATACTTGCGCTAACTTACAATCCAAAGGAGTGATCATCAATCGTCCTCCAAGAGATGGAAGAATGGCATTCATTCGTTCTCCGGATCTGATCTCAGTGGAATTATTGCAAAAGGGCAAAGCCTTAGAAATTGCAGAACCTTGGAAGAGTATGTCGAACACGGGAGAATGGTGA
- a CDS encoding helix-turn-helix transcriptional regulator, which yields MREELDKDLEEEIEPREMNPTEYRLLTLLFNFFRFPDGLTLTSLRKIMEGFYDNENKDSDRRKLSRDIEELGTLGFPIKYYPQKNGKDYVYVLTKDPLAKTLKFSEEELREISALLLKGYSETPKYELYTASRKIFARDLEYFPELKENPQDLKEEAGEAAFQIMDALKNKSPIRIRYYKTFPEDAYWKEADPIRLIRKGGQDHYLLAYDREEKAKKRFILPKILTVEILQGDLLYQARGAKKETEEDRIVHAALFPVHDPKTVEWICREEGLEKAKLFLTGLPYEEKENVLRFHSTNLEGLLPFLWRWPDALESLEPKELKQVLQESLEQIGELYDSIKGK from the coding sequence ATGAGAGAAGAACTAGACAAAGATTTAGAAGAAGAGATAGAGCCTAGGGAGATGAACCCTACGGAGTATCGTCTCTTGACCCTGCTCTTTAATTTCTTCCGATTTCCTGACGGTCTCACTCTGACCTCGCTCAGAAAGATCATGGAAGGATTTTACGATAACGAGAACAAGGACTCGGATCGCAGAAAGTTATCTAGAGATATCGAGGAGTTGGGCACCTTAGGTTTTCCTATCAAATACTATCCTCAGAAGAACGGAAAGGATTATGTGTACGTTCTTACTAAGGATCCTTTGGCAAAAACGCTCAAGTTCAGCGAAGAAGAATTGAGAGAGATCTCAGCGCTCCTGCTCAAAGGATATTCTGAAACTCCTAAATACGAATTATATACTGCTTCTAGAAAGATCTTCGCAAGAGACCTGGAATATTTTCCCGAGTTAAAAGAAAATCCGCAAGATCTTAAGGAAGAAGCGGGTGAGGCCGCTTTTCAGATCATGGATGCTCTCAAGAACAAGAGCCCGATCCGAATTCGATATTATAAAACCTTCCCTGAAGATGCCTATTGGAAAGAAGCCGATCCGATTCGTTTGATCCGAAAAGGGGGCCAGGACCACTATCTGCTCGCTTACGATCGCGAAGAAAAAGCTAAGAAAAGATTCATCCTTCCTAAGATCCTTACTGTAGAAATATTGCAGGGGGATCTTCTTTACCAAGCTAGAGGAGCTAAAAAGGAAACCGAAGAGGACAGGATCGTGCATGCTGCATTATTTCCTGTGCATGATCCCAAAACGGTGGAATGGATTTGCAGAGAAGAAGGTCTCGAGAAAGCGAAACTATTCCTGACAGGCCTTCCTTATGAGGAGAAGGAGAATGTGCTTCGCTTTCATTCCACGAACTTGGAAGGTCTACTTCCATTTCTTTGGAGATGGCCGGATGCATTGGAATCTTTGGAACCGAAAGAATTAAAACAGGTCTTGCAAGAGTCCTTAGAACAAATCGGCGAATTGTACGATTCTATAAAAGGTAAATAG
- a CDS encoding ribose-phosphate diphosphokinase, which yields MSSNIAVFSGSSNRTVANEICQELGIEPGKINLRKFSDGEIAVKIEENVRGRDVFLIQSTSAPANDNLMELLLIMDALRRASAKSISVVMPYYGYGRQDRKAEPRVPISARVVADLVEVLGPARVIVMDLHADQIQGFFKVPVDNLHFSPVLVEYILSKKFDDLVIVSPDSGGAERARSFGKKVNATLAIIDKRRPKANVSEVMNVIGEIEGKNCILLDDMIDTAGTICKAADALLKNGAKSVYCAATHGVLSGEAVDRLNATPFVEVVLSNTIEIPESKRISKLKTLSVAPLFAAAIQRISTNQSVSDLFI from the coding sequence ATGAGCAGCAATATCGCCGTTTTTTCCGGATCTTCGAATCGCACTGTTGCAAATGAGATCTGCCAAGAGCTCGGGATCGAGCCCGGCAAGATCAACCTTCGAAAATTCTCCGATGGAGAGATCGCAGTTAAGATAGAGGAGAATGTGAGAGGAAGGGATGTTTTCCTAATCCAATCTACTTCTGCTCCTGCGAACGATAATCTGATGGAATTGCTTTTGATCATGGACGCTCTCAGAAGAGCTTCTGCTAAAAGCATTTCTGTAGTGATGCCTTATTATGGATACGGACGCCAGGATAGAAAGGCGGAACCTAGAGTTCCTATTTCTGCGAGAGTGGTTGCCGACTTGGTAGAAGTTTTGGGGCCTGCAAGGGTCATCGTAATGGATCTTCATGCGGATCAGATCCAAGGCTTCTTTAAAGTGCCTGTGGACAATCTTCATTTTAGTCCAGTGCTTGTGGAGTATATCCTCAGCAAAAAGTTCGATGATCTAGTCATCGTTTCTCCTGATTCAGGCGGAGCAGAAAGAGCAAGATCCTTCGGCAAGAAGGTAAATGCTACGTTAGCTATCATTGATAAGAGAAGACCTAAGGCGAATGTCTCAGAGGTCATGAATGTGATCGGTGAGATCGAAGGTAAGAATTGCATTCTTCTGGATGATATGATCGACACTGCAGGAACCATCTGCAAGGCAGCGGATGCTCTTCTTAAGAACGGAGCTAAGTCTGTGTATTGCGCTGCTACTCACGGAGTTCTTTCCGGAGAGGCAGTAGATCGTTTGAACGCGACTCCATTTGTAGAAGTTGTATTATCGAATACGATAGAGATTCCGGAATCCAAGAGAATCTCTAAATTAAAGACTCTTTCCGTAGCGCCTTTATTTGCCGCTGCGATTCAGAGAATATCGACCAATCAATCGGTCAGTGATCTATTTATATAG
- a CDS encoding LA_3751/LA_3752 family putative glycosyltransferase produces the protein MFFFYFALVSFTAPGSSVLKTKQWLFYLLLALPLLYPILLKPSEQLYSDHLGKFVLGESVLRNHFRSGDLALPSKYLDRQSRFCPTECIRIDEEVISPFPAALGYFYALILPWGGIEGVYIVTSLFVLASLFLLSILWERSLAFLSILVLSTPFLVNGYFFPDVGIAAFLFTLGSFLFLRADEKSSSILFLFAGLASAFAGWFRIEALAFPASFLFFLFWFRFRIREERKGIWFYLFGYLAGAFLLLGIQYLLYHHPMGPRFSFNQPTMFISPLRKGEIYLGLLIANPNRIGFFGYTPIFAIVLLFSGYFLFFKTNFIRNREGADTLSKRNIFVISNLAAFVLLVLSAPNDGIIDFGSRYLHLSLPGFVGMLLVFSDSVSNRFKKIPKIFGILLLIFSTYITFSYTQILSRFGRKSTKMNQVYLDQKPDLVVVQVRTHAQILGKYFFQTPSVWLVKEAWVKLFFSENDPNQFSKILFIQSKAAFPANSKPEDLFQKNSYYQVAREMLGPKFEKDFVENREDVLIFTMKRRD, from the coding sequence GTGTTTTTCTTCTATTTTGCCCTGGTGAGTTTTACAGCACCTGGATCCTCGGTTCTAAAAACCAAGCAATGGCTCTTTTATCTTCTCTTGGCCTTGCCTCTTCTTTATCCGATCCTATTGAAGCCGAGTGAACAATTGTATTCGGATCATCTGGGAAAGTTCGTATTGGGCGAATCCGTGCTAAGGAATCACTTTCGCTCCGGGGATTTGGCTCTTCCTTCCAAATATCTGGACAGGCAGTCCAGGTTTTGTCCTACAGAATGCATTCGGATCGATGAAGAAGTAATCAGTCCGTTTCCGGCGGCCCTCGGTTATTTTTATGCTCTCATTCTTCCTTGGGGAGGAATAGAGGGGGTGTATATCGTAACTTCTCTTTTTGTTTTGGCCTCTCTCTTTCTTCTTTCTATCCTTTGGGAAAGGAGTCTGGCATTCTTAAGTATCCTTGTTTTATCTACTCCCTTCTTGGTGAACGGCTACTTCTTTCCTGATGTAGGAATTGCAGCCTTCTTATTTACGTTAGGCAGCTTTTTGTTCTTACGAGCCGATGAGAAAAGCTCTTCGATTCTATTTTTATTTGCGGGACTTGCCTCTGCATTTGCCGGTTGGTTCAGGATAGAAGCCTTGGCGTTTCCTGCCTCTTTTCTATTCTTTCTATTTTGGTTTCGATTCAGGATCCGTGAAGAAAGAAAAGGGATCTGGTTTTATTTATTCGGATATTTGGCAGGTGCATTTCTTTTATTAGGGATACAATATCTTCTCTATCATCATCCGATGGGACCTCGGTTTTCTTTTAACCAACCTACTATGTTTATCTCTCCGTTAAGAAAGGGAGAAATTTATCTAGGGCTTTTGATCGCGAATCCGAATCGGATCGGCTTCTTTGGGTATACTCCTATCTTTGCGATCGTTCTTTTGTTCTCCGGATATTTCTTGTTCTTTAAAACAAATTTCATACGAAATAGGGAAGGGGCGGATACTCTTTCAAAGAGAAATATATTCGTGATTTCTAATTTAGCTGCATTTGTGCTTTTAGTACTTTCTGCTCCGAACGACGGGATCATAGATTTCGGTTCTCGCTATTTGCATTTGAGTTTGCCAGGCTTTGTGGGAATGCTCTTAGTCTTCTCTGATTCGGTTTCTAATAGGTTCAAAAAAATACCGAAGATCTTCGGGATCCTTCTTCTTATATTCTCTACTTATATAACTTTTTCTTATACTCAGATCTTAAGTAGGTTCGGTAGAAAATCTACTAAGATGAATCAGGTCTATCTGGACCAAAAGCCTGATCTTGTTGTAGTGCAGGTGAGAACTCACGCGCAAATTTTGGGTAAGTACTTCTTCCAAACTCCATCCGTATGGTTGGTAAAGGAAGCGTGGGTCAAACTTTTCTTTTCAGAGAATGATCCGAATCAATTTTCTAAGATCTTGTTTATTCAGTCCAAGGCTGCCTTTCCTGCGAATTCTAAGCCGGAAGATCTTTTTCAAAAGAATTCTTATTATCAGGTTGCTCGGGAAATGTTGGGACCAAAATTCGAAAAGGATTTTGTAGAGAATAGAGAAGACGTATTGATCTTCACTATGAAGAGAAGAGATTAA
- a CDS encoding helix-turn-helix transcriptional regulator, translating to MNPSTKKLQTKLAVIRLLQENKRMSLEDLSKYSGIEDTKDLKKELGKLYMVGSYPYTPDQFIELDYDGDTIAIRMPVDLEQGLVLSVREWAAIRTLFLEEDEKEVSPSRKKILKSILEKIHTILPSAGVPSDNDLKTRIREAIESGKSLEMQYQANGEAEAEERKVDPWALLSFREEYLIGYCHIRKAPRTFRLDSIIQLSVTNQDSVQVPDAERKEAILKLKKFLGETEADSETAEIYHTAEVYFNLHSRLPLERTSEKIQIKGVWYHLSKSKIRNEEWFLSTLKGFGPNVILHSPQNLRERMRSYWSAQSLLER from the coding sequence ATGAATCCGAGTACTAAAAAGCTCCAAACCAAGTTGGCAGTGATACGACTCTTGCAAGAAAACAAACGCATGAGTCTAGAAGATCTTTCCAAATACTCCGGTATCGAGGATACAAAGGACCTCAAGAAGGAACTCGGAAAACTATACATGGTCGGATCTTATCCGTATACTCCTGATCAATTCATAGAGTTGGATTATGACGGCGATACCATAGCAATACGAATGCCTGTGGATTTGGAACAAGGACTTGTACTAAGTGTAAGAGAATGGGCTGCTATTCGAACTCTCTTTTTAGAAGAAGATGAAAAGGAAGTCAGTCCTTCTCGCAAAAAGATACTGAAATCTATATTAGAAAAAATTCATACGATCCTCCCTTCTGCGGGAGTTCCGAGTGATAACGATCTTAAAACCAGGATCCGAGAAGCGATCGAGTCCGGTAAATCTCTAGAAATGCAATACCAAGCAAATGGAGAAGCCGAGGCTGAGGAAAGAAAAGTGGATCCATGGGCTCTATTGAGTTTTAGGGAAGAATATCTGATCGGCTATTGCCATATTCGAAAGGCGCCTCGAACATTTCGTTTGGATTCCATTATCCAGCTTTCAGTTACAAACCAGGATTCTGTGCAAGTCCCTGACGCTGAAAGAAAAGAGGCAATTCTCAAATTAAAGAAATTTTTGGGGGAAACGGAGGCGGATTCTGAGACTGCGGAGATCTATCATACTGCCGAAGTGTATTTTAATCTTCATTCCCGCCTTCCGTTAGAAAGGACTTCGGAAAAGATCCAGATCAAAGGAGTTTGGTATCATCTATCCAAATCAAAGATCAGAAACGAAGAATGGTTTCTTTCTACTTTAAAAGGTTTCGGGCCGAATGTGATCTTGCACAGCCCACAAAATCTAAGAGAAAGAATGAGATCCTATTGGTCGGCTCAATCTTTGCTCGAAAGATAA
- a CDS encoding M48 family metallopeptidase — MKLKHILFFLFLAQIGFTLLMKYFSYEGDNSAELHTRILKYFTEEDIQSGTEYDRRGFFVSVLSSLLDFALAGIFVFTPISERLENYLQKKTKERFYLVVTSFFLVFYLVEFLVSLPFSYYFGFVLEHEFQFSNMTLMDWVVLKSKSFSLGLVFGTIGILIITFVLKNFPRLWKWMVPAISLGFGLIASVLFPILITPIFYDYHPIEEGSLKTKILALCDHAQIKVENIYVIDESRYSGHTNAYFTGWGENKKIFLYDTLIKNHTEEEVVSVLGHEIGHWVHNHQLIDIAISTFEVLLLCFAIGFLFQKAKGEGLLPLKEFYSPSSLPFLFMVLSIIGSFTQPISSTISRVFEVEADREALNLTHDKKSFISTEIKLAKDNKSRLNPHKFEVIYEHSHPTALERIEMAEKY; from the coding sequence ATGAAACTCAAACATATACTCTTCTTCTTATTTTTGGCCCAGATAGGGTTCACCCTTCTTATGAAATATTTCTCCTACGAAGGAGACAATTCCGCCGAACTACATACAAGAATTCTAAAGTATTTTACCGAAGAAGATATACAATCCGGAACCGAGTATGACAGAAGAGGCTTCTTCGTTTCTGTTCTTTCTTCCTTATTGGATTTCGCATTGGCTGGGATATTCGTTTTCACTCCTATCTCGGAAAGACTGGAGAATTATCTACAGAAAAAGACCAAGGAAAGATTCTATCTGGTAGTGACCTCTTTCTTTCTGGTCTTTTACTTAGTGGAATTTTTGGTTTCTCTTCCTTTCAGCTATTATTTCGGATTCGTTTTAGAGCATGAATTCCAATTTTCTAATATGACTCTGATGGATTGGGTCGTTCTAAAAAGTAAATCTTTCTCTCTGGGATTGGTTTTCGGAACGATAGGTATCCTGATCATTACCTTTGTGCTCAAGAATTTTCCAAGATTATGGAAATGGATGGTTCCGGCGATCTCTCTCGGATTCGGATTAATTGCTTCGGTCTTATTTCCGATCCTAATCACTCCTATCTTTTACGATTATCATCCGATCGAAGAGGGAAGTTTGAAAACAAAGATCCTCGCTCTCTGTGATCATGCTCAGATCAAAGTGGAAAATATCTACGTTATAGACGAAAGCCGTTACTCCGGACATACCAACGCATACTTTACAGGTTGGGGAGAGAATAAGAAGATCTTTTTATACGATACACTGATCAAGAATCATACGGAAGAAGAAGTTGTAAGTGTATTGGGTCATGAGATCGGTCACTGGGTTCATAATCACCAACTCATAGATATAGCGATCAGCACCTTTGAGGTATTGCTCTTGTGTTTTGCGATCGGATTCTTGTTCCAAAAAGCGAAGGGAGAAGGACTGCTTCCTTTGAAGGAATTTTATTCACCTTCTTCTTTGCCTTTCTTGTTCATGGTGCTCTCTATTATCGGCTCTTTCACTCAGCCTATCTCGAGCACGATTTCTCGTGTCTTCGAGGTAGAAGCAGACAGAGAGGCCCTAAATCTTACCCATGATAAGAAATCCTTTATCAGCACTGAGATCAAATTGGCAAAAGACAATAAGTCCAGATTGAATCCTCATAAATTCGAAGTGATCTATGAACATTCTCATCCGACTGCCTTGGAAAGAATAGAAATGGCAGAAAAATACTGA
- a CDS encoding LIC10421/LIC12816 family protein yields the protein MKVNKITSLLLLVGFLVGSSAFAVSQDTEDRLLEQALVSAAVTKEQKVAVATYLKAIAQQKTERAEELRALAKRSTGGKFLASNAQSEKFLKQARALEAEAQRTQDFLNNL from the coding sequence ATGAAAGTTAACAAAATCACTTCACTTCTTCTCTTAGTAGGTTTCTTAGTAGGATCTTCCGCATTTGCAGTGTCTCAAGACACCGAAGATCGTCTGTTAGAGCAAGCTCTGGTTTCCGCTGCGGTTACTAAAGAGCAAAAAGTTGCTGTTGCGACTTACTTGAAAGCAATTGCTCAACAAAAAACCGAAAGAGCTGAGGAGTTAAGAGCTTTGGCTAAACGTTCTACTGGTGGAAAATTCCTCGCTAGTAACGCTCAGTCTGAGAAATTCTTGAAACAAGCAAGAGCACTGGAAGCAGAAGCTCAAAGAACTCAAGATTTCCTTAACAACCTATAA
- a CDS encoding sugar phosphate nucleotidyltransferase, with protein MDAKKEAVAVVLAAGKGTRMKTELPKVAVSLNGKPLLNHVIDHLQQGGVGNIVVVVGYKKEEVQALCSDIPGVRFAEQNEQLGTAHAVLCSESLVQDHKGPILVACGDVPMITGETFQSLVSTHIQNGFSATLLSAKVENPTGYGRIVRNAEGEVIAIVEEKDASPEQKKIDEINTGTYVFSSEGLFESLKKIGNSNAQGEYYLPDLVELYKKEGKKLGAVVLKNSGESQGVNSPTDLENLTAILKSEVAAK; from the coding sequence ATGGACGCCAAAAAGGAAGCAGTTGCCGTAGTATTAGCTGCGGGAAAGGGAACCCGCATGAAGACGGAGCTCCCCAAGGTGGCTGTTTCCTTAAATGGAAAGCCTCTCTTGAATCATGTAATCGATCATCTCCAACAAGGAGGGGTCGGTAATATAGTCGTAGTTGTAGGCTACAAAAAAGAAGAAGTCCAAGCTCTATGCTCCGATATTCCCGGAGTTCGTTTCGCCGAGCAAAATGAGCAGCTTGGTACAGCTCACGCAGTTTTATGTTCCGAATCCCTGGTCCAAGACCATAAAGGACCAATTCTTGTGGCTTGCGGAGATGTTCCCATGATCACGGGAGAAACCTTCCAATCCTTAGTATCCACTCATATCCAAAACGGCTTCTCTGCTACCTTGCTTTCTGCAAAGGTCGAAAATCCGACCGGTTACGGACGTATCGTACGTAACGCAGAAGGCGAAGTGATTGCAATCGTAGAAGAAAAGGATGCGAGTCCAGAACAGAAGAAGATAGATGAGATCAATACCGGGACCTATGTGTTCAGTTCCGAGGGTCTATTTGAGTCTCTCAAGAAGATTGGAAATAGCAACGCGCAGGGAGAATATTATCTTCCTGATCTAGTAGAGTTATATAAAAAAGAAGGAAAGAAATTGGGCGCAGTGGTTCTCAAAAATAGCGGCGAAAGTCAGGGAGTGAATTCTCCTACGGATTTGGAAAATCTAACTGCAATCCTAAAGAGCGAGGTCGCGGCAAAATGA
- a CDS encoding AraC family transcriptional regulator codes for MYTFLAFGAGLAFLLGLADLLSFYGKKPKKERDVSSNSEAKSVPSKREGLTISILFFSVSLVQMHLYLELSEQLREFPWFAEIHIPVLFLIGPLTYLYFQRLTGAKETKLSGFHFLPAVIAFLILLPFLLRSSESKLRFLKNEDPSDVYSWVLLALLVFATILNLVYPSALLQRVWRWRSNTDEENRKSFSPILWLFSGTLFVIVLFVIAQIFFMPLFLVAASGLTLLVSVIFLIGAYDPGLMDSFQKSSREARYKESRIAGLDVEALLLRLDDLMREKKLYLDEDLTLGNLSKELELSTHQLSEILNSRLQKGFREYLADFRLEEAARILREEPQRSVLSAAYGAGFKSKSAFHKLFQEKYGASPTSFRSSQKN; via the coding sequence ATGTATACCTTTCTTGCTTTTGGGGCCGGTTTGGCGTTCCTTCTAGGCCTGGCAGATCTGCTTTCCTTTTATGGAAAAAAGCCCAAGAAAGAAAGAGATGTATCCTCCAACTCAGAAGCGAAAAGCGTTCCTTCTAAACGAGAAGGACTCACCATCTCAATTTTATTCTTCTCAGTTTCCCTCGTGCAAATGCATCTCTACTTAGAATTATCCGAACAGCTTCGGGAGTTTCCTTGGTTTGCGGAGATCCATATTCCCGTCCTTTTTTTGATCGGCCCTCTTACTTATCTGTATTTTCAAAGACTTACCGGAGCAAAGGAAACGAAACTGAGTGGATTTCATTTTCTTCCTGCAGTGATTGCGTTTTTGATCCTTCTTCCTTTTTTGTTGCGAAGCTCCGAGTCAAAGCTCCGTTTTCTAAAAAATGAGGATCCGAGTGATGTATATTCTTGGGTCCTCCTTGCATTGCTTGTTTTTGCTACGATCCTGAATCTAGTGTATCCTTCTGCATTACTCCAAAGAGTTTGGCGTTGGAGATCCAATACGGACGAGGAAAATCGCAAATCCTTCTCTCCGATCCTCTGGCTATTCTCCGGCACATTATTTGTGATCGTTCTATTTGTAATTGCCCAGATCTTCTTTATGCCCTTGTTTCTTGTCGCAGCAAGCGGACTGACTCTGCTAGTCTCTGTGATCTTTCTAATCGGAGCTTATGATCCAGGTCTAATGGATTCCTTTCAAAAAAGCTCCAGAGAGGCGCGTTACAAAGAAAGTAGGATAGCAGGTCTGGATGTGGAAGCGTTGCTTCTTAGATTGGATGATTTAATGAGAGAAAAGAAACTCTATCTGGATGAGGATCTAACTTTGGGAAACTTATCCAAAGAATTGGAGCTGAGCACTCATCAACTCTCGGAGATCTTAAATTCCCGTTTGCAAAAAGGATTTAGAGAATATTTGGCGGACTTTAGGTTAGAAGAAGCCGCTAGAATCCTAAGAGAAGAACCGCAACGATCAGTGCTCTCTGCGGCTTATGGAGCAGGATTCAAATCCAAATCCGCATTTCATAAACTGTTTCAAGAAAAGTACGGTGCTTCTCCCACTTCCTTTCGCTCTTCTCAAAAGAATTAG
- a CDS encoding DJ-1/PfpI family protein, translating to MKQSILSFLKNRSVAVKRILVSFLLLTITGSSFFLLGNCLGTSSSSPNSNISSVEGSDPIPAYHSRFGRKRPVIAVVGDNEYTELTDFVVPYGTLKEADIADVYALGTQFGKMKMFPALSIEIQNTMQSFDSLYPEGADYVIVPAMHNSENPEILLWLKKQSEKGATILGVCDGVWVLANAGLLQGHQATGHWFSLPKFDTKFPETKWIRNRRYVSDRKIITTTGVTASIPVSLALIEAIAGKKQAMKVAASLGAKDWKPTHKSADFYLGSSHILTAAKNLLAFWSQDEIGIPISEGMDEISLALVADSYSRTYKSTALSISNANVRSKRGLLFLPDKKEKKADRILENWDRDLPVIALNRTLLEISDLYDIRTAAFVALQIEYPWKKPELF from the coding sequence ATGAAACAAAGCATTCTGAGTTTTCTCAAAAATAGATCTGTCGCAGTCAAACGGATCCTAGTCTCTTTTCTTCTTCTCACAATTACCGGAAGTAGTTTCTTTCTTTTAGGGAATTGTCTGGGGACTTCTTCCTCTTCTCCGAATTCGAATATTAGTTCTGTGGAAGGTTCCGATCCGATCCCCGCATATCATTCTCGCTTCGGAAGAAAGCGTCCTGTGATCGCAGTCGTTGGAGATAATGAATATACAGAGCTCACCGATTTTGTAGTGCCTTATGGAACTTTGAAAGAAGCAGATATAGCGGACGTATATGCTCTTGGAACTCAATTCGGAAAGATGAAGATGTTCCCTGCTCTTTCGATAGAGATCCAGAATACGATGCAGAGTTTCGACTCTCTCTATCCGGAAGGCGCGGACTACGTGATCGTGCCTGCGATGCATAATTCAGAAAATCCGGAAATTCTTCTTTGGTTAAAGAAGCAGAGTGAAAAGGGCGCAACCATTCTTGGAGTCTGTGACGGAGTTTGGGTGCTCGCAAATGCAGGATTATTGCAAGGGCATCAGGCAACAGGTCATTGGTTTTCTCTTCCTAAATTTGATACGAAATTTCCAGAAACAAAATGGATCCGAAATAGAAGGTATGTTTCAGACCGAAAGATCATTACTACCACAGGAGTCACTGCATCTATCCCCGTTTCTCTTGCTTTGATAGAAGCGATTGCAGGCAAAAAACAAGCCATGAAGGTCGCAGCCTCTTTAGGAGCGAAAGACTGGAAGCCTACTCATAAAAGCGCAGATTTCTATTTGGGCTCTTCTCATATTCTGACTGCAGCTAAGAATCTATTAGCATTTTGGTCCCAGGATGAAATCGGGATACCTATATCGGAAGGAATGGATGAGATCAGTCTTGCCTTAGTTGCGGATTCTTATTCTCGCACTTATAAAAGCACAGCCCTATCTATTTCGAATGCAAATGTCCGTAGTAAAAGAGGGCTTTTATTCCTTCCCGATAAGAAAGAGAAGAAGGCGGATCGTATATTAGAAAATTGGGATAGAGATTTGCCGGTTATAGCTTTGAACAGAACCCTTTTAGAAATATCCGATCTTTATGATATTAGAACGGCCGCTTTCGTGGCTTTGCAGATAGAATATCCTTGGAAAAAACCTGAGCTATTTTGA